Below is a genomic region from Methylobacterium sp. FF17.
CTCAACTTCCTCGGCTTCAACCCCATGCGCGCCCTGGTCTGGTCGGGCATCGTGCAGGGCTTCTCGGTCCCGCCCCTGCTCCTCCTGATGATGCTGATGACGAACGATCGGGCAGTCATGGGCGACCGTGTCAACGGCCGCCTCACGAACGTCCTGGGCTGGATCACCACGGCCGTGACCTTCGCCGCCAGCCTCTGCCTCATCGCGACCTGGATCGTCTGACGCCGCCCGCACCCGGTCAGAGGGCGGTACCGCGAGCCCTGCACCCGACCCGATGTCAGGCCACCGTCCGGGCCGCCGGATCCAATGCCTCGCGCAGCAGGGCGGGGGTCCGAGCCCAGGGTTCCGTCGCGGTCAGGTGCTGGATGCGGCCCTCTCCACCATCCTTGATGCGTCGAACCTGCTCCGCGCAGCCGCAGAATGCCTCCACGCAGGTCGGATCGAAGTGCCGGCCGGCATCGGCCCAGATGCAGCGCAGGGCCTCGTCGAAGGGCATCGCCGCCTTGTAGGGCCGCTGGCTCGTCAGGGCATCGAATACGTCGGCGACCGCGACGATCCGGGCCGCCAGCGGAATGCGCTCGCCGGCGAGGCCGTTGGGATAGCCGCCGCCGTCCCAGCGCTCGTGGTGCGCTTCGGCGATGGCGGCGGCCAACTGGATCAGCTCCGACGAACTGTTCCCCAGGATACGTCCGCCCACCGAGGTGTGGGTCTGGACGAGGGCGAATTCCTCGGCGTCGAGCCGGCCCGGCTTCAGCAGCACTCCGTCCGGGATGGCGACCTTGCCGACATCGTGGAGCGGGGCCGCGAGGTAGAGGGCGCGGCAGAAGCCCGGATCGAGGCCCATGGCCTCCGCGATCAGCTGGCTGTAGCGCGCGACACGCCAAGTATGCTCGCCCGTATCGTTGTCCCGGTACTCCACCGCCAGCGAGAGCCGGAAGATCAGTTCCGCTTCACGCTCCTGCAACTGCCGGGAGGCCGCTTCGATCTGGCCGTCGAGCCACGCCGCCTGCTCGGCGAGCCGCCGCACGGCGCTCGCGAGCTGAACCAGGTTGTGCAGCCGAATGCCGAGTTCGACATTCGTCATGCCCTTGCTCAGGAAGTCCGTCGCCCCCGCCTTCAGGGCGGCGATCCGCGTCGCCTCGTGGTCATCCCCCGTGATCATGACGATGGGGGCCTGCTCGTA
It encodes:
- a CDS encoding HD domain-containing phosphohydrolase — its product is MDALLVDDSSTTLMWLSRIIEGEHDVTVTAVKDPYLALTKAQVSAFDFIIVDYEMPGMDGIAFIEQMRRIPHYEQAPIVMITGDDHEATRIAALKAGATDFLSKGMTNVELGIRLHNLVQLASAVRRLAEQAAWLDGQIEAASRQLQEREAELIFRLSLAVEYRDNDTGEHTWRVARYSQLIAEAMGLDPGFCRALYLAAPLHDVGKVAIPDGVLLKPGRLDAEEFALVQTHTSVGGRILGNSSSELIQLAAAIAEAHHERWDGGGYPNGLAGERIPLAARIVAVADVFDALTSQRPYKAAMPFDEALRCIWADAGRHFDPTCVEAFCGCAEQVRRIKDGGEGRIQHLTATEPWARTPALLREALDPAARTVA